Part of the Oncorhynchus nerka isolate Pitt River linkage group LG14, Oner_Uvic_2.0, whole genome shotgun sequence genome is shown below.
CCAACATGCAATTCTCTCTGAGAAAATTAAAGTATAAGCCTACAAAACAGAAGGGTTCTTTTTGACAGTCTTTTATTGAATAGGCTAAGCAGCGTGTATGTAAACTGGTATACATTGGTCATAAGATAATTGATCAGACAAGGAATGGTGGATAGGGTGAACATGTGTGTGAAGGAAAAGAGGAAAGGTGAGGGAGGGGACAGTGAGATATCAGAGTAAAAACACACCGGGTGCATCATCTCAATAGTCTGGAGTAGCTTCTTCCCCTTGTCTTCTTCCCAGTGGAAGCCACTTTAGAGAATTGAAATGAACCCATAGACAGAGAAGCTTGCTGGCACAGTAATGATTATGTAGTGTCTGGCATGGGAAGATACATCATTCCTTCCTTCAGAGTAATCACTGATCTGACACGTTTGGATTGGTGAGAGTATCGAGGTGGAAGACTTGTCCAATCACAGTACAGTAAATAATATATGGAGAGATATATTTGCAAATCTATCCAGTAGTACATCAGTGATTACCTCCAGGGGTGCATTGGACCAGGGCCCTGGTCTGTCTGAAAGAGGAAGGAAGGGTGTTTCTTTTTTAACAAAGCTGTTGAACAGGTGCATGAGATAAAAGGTCAGTATGTCTATCAGATCAGAAAGGGTCAGTATGTCTATCAGATCAGAAAGGGTCAGTATGTCTATCAGATCAGAAAGGGTCAGTATGTCTATCAGATCAGAAAGGGTCAGTATGTCTATCAGCATCattccatccctgtctctatgaCACTTGCTTTACTGTTTTTGTTCCCTTGCTTCATCTATCCATCTCATTCTCtcatcactcctctcctctcatattgcacttccctgtctccctcttccACATCCTCAGTCCATCCATATACCACACTTTATGTAGTAGAAGAATAGTTTACAACAGGCACAACCCAGATCACTCATCTTTACGTAGTGTGGAAAACACAGGCAAATTTATAATTcagggtgaactatccctttaagagcATAATGTACCATCACCATAGTTACAGCATATAGATCTAAACTCCCGTCACTCTCTAGAATGCCCCCTGTGCTCCTCCTAAACACTATGAGCTGCTATGAACATAGAAATAAAACAAATGGAAAGGAATGTCTGTGTGTTGTCCTAATTTAAATTCTTTGGCTATGACACTGAAAAGTGATTCTGTCAGCGGTGCACAACTCAGGTCCTCTAGGGTCCCCATTATGGTAGTAGTTACCTTTAATGTTACAGTAATACCTGCTGCTTTTTGACCTGGTCTCTCCATCAGGAACTCATTTCCATCCGAGGAGCCCAGTGATTACACTCTCCAGACAATCTACTGTTACATCAACTGTTCAATCAAAAAGCAAGAATGTGATTGGCAGTTTGACTGAAAGGTCACTTGTTAATGTTCCTGGTTAATCAAGGAAAAATAATTCCTCTGACATAGAGAGATAGAATGAAACACAGCAGACTCTTGTTCCATTAAGGAGCTGTGCACCACTACTCTACAGTGTGAAGTCCAGAGCCATGGGATTACAGAGTTCAGAAAACTCCGTTTGGGATTTAGAATTTGATCGACCACCATGTTGGTTCCAAAAAATCTAGTTCAACAGATCATTGGAGAAGGAATTCATTTTGGAATGTTGTCTCATGGAACATGTGGAGCCAACATGGAAGACATTTTCCTTAACTCTGAATGGCTCTGGTGGAGTGTAAACATACcatgtcaatcagtcagtcaccaAGACAACAAAGCCATTGCAGGAGATTGAAGACAGTTGATACAAAACATGTTTTGGGTGAAATCAAGGTGGTGTTCATCCTATTCTTTAAACAAACCACTGGATATTCCTCTGTAAAATGCCCTTGGACCACCTCAACATAGTTACATGGTCATTAAAAGTGCAATCCAGAAGTTTGCTTTctggtttaaaaaaaagtgtAGTTAGCACTTTTTAAAGGGGAGGGGGAAGTAAATGAAAACATTATATTTTTTCTCAAGTTAATAGTTTATGAAATTGATCTTGTTGCCACAGGGGACAGAGAACTTGTGGATTGCGCCTTTGAAACCCTTTCCTTTGCAATAATATTGTTCCTATATGTGATAGTTCCCTCAGGCAACGAAGAGTCAGCCAGGACAGGCCAGCTCTGCCTCTACAGTAGGAGACATTTGGAGGATTTCTTCTCAGCGTTGGTGATTTTGACCTCGCGACCTGTGGGGCCCGGCTTCTTGCTGGACTTCAGTAGAATATCTCGAGCCAAAGCCATAAAAGACtacagagaggcaggaagaggtgcagggagagaggggcagagaaagggtaacagtaggtgagagggGGTATGGGGATTATTAGGCTGTGGGGCACATGTAACCTGTATGAAAAGGACAACATATCACCCATATTCCCCATGTGAAATGCATAATAAAGGACCAGATAAAGACACTGTGATTGAATAAAGGACATAAATATAATATCTAAAATAACATATTTATCTCACCTCATCAACATTGATGCTGGCCTTTGCACTGGTCTCAAAGAATCTGATCCCATGATCCTTTGCCAGCTGTCAACAACAGAACACAAGTGTGATTATAGCAGGATATGATGTCACTTCCCTCTCCTAATCAGCAGAGTTTatgccacgttcaaaacaactgggaactcagaaaaatacgaggtcaaatcatgacgtcagtgatcttcagctTGAAAAGTCGGAGCTCTTCTCCCTCAATGATCCacacatccattcatccatcactAACATCTGCACATCAGTGTCAATATCATTGAAAGAAAACACTTCATAATCAAAACAATGATCATAAAAAAATTGTCGAGGCTCACCTTTTCCCCCGTTTCCTTGGATACCTTCCTCTTGGCCTCAATGTCACACTTGTTAGCTAGCAACATCCGGCTGACCCCCGCTGATGCATTCTGGGGGATAAAAGATAGGGAGTTGTCATCCATTTTATATTTCAATGATGTATCCCTCATCTTCTGCCCTTAGTTCTGCCTCCCCAAGCACCCTCTAGGAGAGGCTTTAATTCAGCTCTAAATTGGAGCCACGTCTAACTCTTGGTTCAGATGGGAAATCATGAACTCATTTGAATATGTTCACTTTGAACTTATCTTTGTTAACTCTGCAAacaaatgtaaacatgtttctgGGAGTGCAGTTGTATGCCCCGTTATTCACTAAAGGAACCCCCCTAGAAAACAGACTAACATCTAGTCTCAATGTAACCCTTGTTACTGTGGTTTATAGATGGCAATAAGAAGTCTGGTCAATCAGAATAATGTCCTGTGCAGTCATTCCATAAGACTGTCTGTCTAGGGGTTGTTTAATGTCCTGTACAGTCATTCCATAAGACTGTCTGTCTAGGGGTTGTTTAATGTCCTGTACAGTCATTCCATAAGACTGTCTGTCTAGGGGTTGTTTAATGTCCTGTACAGTCATTCCATAAGACTGTCTGTCTAGGGGTTGTTTAATGTCCTGTACAGTCATTCCATAAGACTGTCTGTCTAGGGGTTGTTTAATGTCCTGTACAGTCATTCCATAAGACTGTCTGTCTAGGGGTTGTTTAATGTCCTGTATAGTCATTCCTTTTCTAAAAGTCATCCATCACTGACCAAGGAATAAGGAAACAGTGGTATGAGACCCTCTTGGTAGTGTTGCTTATGTCTCATTTTATTGTTTCAAATCCTTCCTAGAGGCCTGAGAAAATGCTGCCATCAGTTTCTTTCTGGCCTGTGTCATGTCTTGTCCCTTCCCTCTTTCACAACAGTTAGTATGTCGTGTTCCCCTGTCAACAGTCAGTTTGTGTTCCCCTGTCAACAGTCAGTCTGTGTTCCCCTGTCAACAGTCAGTTTGTGTTCCCCTGTCAACAGTCAGTCTGTGTTTCCCTGTCAACAGTCAGTCTGTGTTTCCCTGTCAACAGTCAGTTTGTGTTCCCCTGTCAACAGTCAGTTTGTGTTCCCCTGTCAACAGTCAGTCTGTGTTCCCCTGTCAACAGTCAGTCTGTGTTCCCCTGTCAACAGTCAGTCTTCGTGTTTCCCTGTCAACAGTCAGTCTGTGTTTCCCTGTCAACAGTCAGTCTTCGTGTTTCCCTGTCAACAGTCAGTTTGTGTTCCCCTGTCAACAGTCAGTCTGTGTTTCCCTGTCAACAGTCAGTCTGTGTTTCCCTGTCAACAGTCAGTCTTCGTGTTTTCCCTGTCAACAGTCAGTCTGTGTTCCCCTGTCAACAGTCAGTCTGTGTTCCCCTGTCAACAGTCAGTCTGTGTTCCCCTGTCAACAGTCAGTCTGTGTTCCCCTGTCAACAGTCAGTCTGTGTTCCCCTGTCAACAGTCAGTCTGTGTTCCCCTGTCAACAGTCAGTTTGTGTTCCCCTGTCAACAGTCAGTTTGTGGTCCCCTGTCAACAGTCAGTCTGTGTTCCCCTGTCAACAGTCAGTCTTCGTGTTTCCCTGTCAACAGTCAGTCTGTGTTCCCCTGTCAACAGTCAGTCTTCGTGTTTCCCTGTCAACAGTCAGTCTGTGTTTCCCTGTCAACAGTCAGTCTTCGTGTTTTCCTGTCAACAGTCAGTTTGTGTTCCCCTGTCAACAGTCAGTCTGTGTTTCCCTGTCAACAGTCAGTCTGTGTTTCCCTGTCAACAGTCAGTCTTCGTGTTTCCCTGTCAACAGTCAGTCTTCGTGTTTCCCTGTCAACAGTCAGTCTGTGTTTCCCTGTCAACAGTCAGTCTGTGTTCCCCTGTCAACAGTCAGTTTGTGTTCCCCTGTCAACAGTCAGTCTGTGTTCCCCTGTCAACAGTCAGTCTGTGTTCCCCTGTCAACAGTCAGTCTGTGTTGCCCCGTCACCTCCTTAATGCTCTTCATCCAGTTCTGAATGTTCTCGTAGGACTTCTCGTCTGTGATGTCATACACCAGGATGATGCCCTGAGAGATCACAGGAGACATGAGTCAGACAAAAATAAAACATTGTGCAATTCAAAATCAACCTGATGGATGTAAGAAATTTGATACTAATAGTTCCAGTCATAACCTTACACCCATAATGTTCTCTCATATCTTcaaaggtgaagagagagagaagggccgtTTATGCCTGGTGCTAAGATGCCCcttttgtcctgatcttgtccacattctgattgtgctcACAGTTTTAGACAGGTGTAGATGATGAAATCACTTGTGATCTGAttgagagagagttgagagactCACCATAGCTcctctgtagtaggctgtagtgaTGGTCTTAAACCTCTCCTGCCCTGCTGTGTCCCTGAAAACACAATACATTAGGGAAAATGGTTCACCTTCAAAAAGTAGCTCTTTGAACACCCTGGaggacagatgtag
Proteins encoded:
- the LOC115118270 gene encoding ras-related protein Rab-13; this encodes MAKKYDFLFKLLLIGDSGVGKTCLIIRFAEDNFNSTYISTIGIDFKVKTIDVEGKKVKLQVWDTAGQERFKTITTAYYRGAMGIILVYDITDEKSYENIQNWMKSIKENASAGVSRMLLANKCDIEAKRKVSKETGEKLAKDHGIRFFETSAKASINVDESFMALARDILLKSSKKPGPTGREVKITNAEKKSSKCLLL